Proteins encoded within one genomic window of Anopheles gambiae chromosome 3, idAnoGambNW_F1_1, whole genome shotgun sequence:
- the LOC3291681 gene encoding uncharacterized protein LOC3291681 isoform X7 gives MAATMRTGGLHHASSLGNIDTSSQAKVNFAARSYDSEDENMGRKKGRPFETGPCSRAPVYSKGDIREQYCLTDRQLNSIEQPRRERFFGCWSGRNAPQSFLGVCVGRRAPSDENLADYAPMQRYPRYINSGPIAKSILQQYDDDMESSYFRRKPTSFLSNSSQGGGGGAGGGGSAGLIIGSSATLPAGGDSKRYGGSWLPAEDEAVRLEGPSLYRCPAHNDLLPPPPPPPNVGLIDGIPGGPPRTKHVSFARSYTLTSFDEAMGSRPLSRLAAARSQERLIGGKKPTITLAQHAAGPYATGAPLHSILTQPTAQPQPLLPQALQKQPLSVPQNPSHSQPQQPPHQQQQQPHHQPQQQQPQQPQHVLIQQQPTSHLHQHLHQQHLQHLQQQQQQQQAALLAHQAHLQHQHQQHQQQQLQAAQLAAQQQQQQQQLQQQQHQQEMVVLEKVKRSAMKTQATQTEVYLGKKGTAPHNLSLSPRTIHRVKMVSQGAQTNGGLNGGGRKLTKSLSEAGDRLQENGIDPNVLQPVDTGTSANANFDHELLHRTQSEEPPKSPFTITSPPATHVGPHFELPSSRTSSQLSHSDGTHLTHSRNHSQDSATSYRSTDGSRTSYETASYPYDAYDSIVLPRRASHSQEPTFQFLRKQDLEQVHHHHQQHQQQQHLQLQQQQHQRHQSQYTHGYENGYVPFETHSLPRRTCIHHKPEEFHTHTLPRRDHGHAHHHHDIVYRDQSHPALPAPEHLILSNGSVNQDVRSFDSMPTATALNRRMSAHAIVLPPEKQPHSSGLPLVQGLHQQQQQQQQQQQQQQQQQQQRRASYAFVTPDTQALAKRNSIPHQQIQKVQPIMQTQFAAPAKTQPFQPLVKPQPPTLPTHYTSQTAPPSCPVTPPNIQPLDMQDDTKSSSEGSCSTCDSDSEQELDGMPGEEREIFIDFKPRVSPVPSPGAVKKKKLQKAQSEGELMHADARRKASVTADGDGGSSTVPTGSDDEGRSTMREQCAAPKLPKPDYRDASESSVPDDEPPVKDRRKESFRKRSVSLDQPTSCEQEDEEEREHNGSVVQQHPHRNGGDSGRPHPHAAQRMSSRSRSIGAAIGSRHLSAPPSPQKEDHSASTGRLHREASPFHSSDSLANDATRDTSDGNWNESQATIMTQSLTDNGKLTPSSRRKNLLLQHQQRSSMDTDVLDMEDIADQPLPPLPVTVASTALQSNTVSTPSGHGHQPNGTAIQPSVAGIGIVKPTTPSIAVIPSPSMEREERDLQWQKSATLRRPSRPLSPTKRAARSEQQKQQQKLHKIEPLIHRSSDPTERTGKSDPSPTSSMPSGSPATPQQPSPSSTKLPHHHPIGAATPVAARFAKGSPGNGVDLLKDHPVFSQDPSTSGPGGATGGGAGSEGSTTEDYVTCTDNSKRGASGAKGTYKTIHATRPTKQVPATTQDGSSFESASSIYSLARVDAVCEETPPVEEKSVSPQIPPPPIPKPSPTHSVSSSSSDSFSVSKKSSPSRAALPKAIAGKVKPAKPQSLSDDERSEKRYSSSHDEKEAAPKLPYAGAATGTIARSARRGRDWNEEERRRKKSTFKLEFDKDSIKTYTTPMLRQPSPGFKKLSPEDKSALNVLDGASPSSKQKRFRPKTRKSPRARSAVPEDTTAGSGMGSTGTLPRRSKTPLVRSPEKPTVVAAAAATATTAVVMATPQPTIVTTGTKLSPSQYYSQIRSPPSVGSPRKQKISPEKRLQAISTESLRSVSPGSDSVFYSEADALSHCEHQVHCSHCGKEVEVSNLPGESEESILTLDSTDNDRPDIVQPPEGFADSPDCTKTPHHTRLYKKMDKRFRSEDRHVDRRHFKSRQEYRAKVSERGAWQGGDRTE, from the exons GCCTTCACCACGCTTCGTCGCTGGGAAATATCGACACATCGTCGCAG GCGAAGGTAAATTTTGCGGCCCGCAGTTACGACTCCGAAGATGAAAATATGGGCCGTAAGAAGGGACGGCCTTTTGAGACGGGGCCCTGCTCGAGGGCTCCCGTCTACTCGAAGGGAGACATACGCGAACAG TACTGCCTGACGGATCGACAACTCAACTCGATAGAGCAGCCACGGCGGGAACGATTTTTTGGCTGCTGGTCCGGCCGCAATGCTCCACAGTCGTTTCTGGGCGTCTGCGTGGGTCGGCGGGCGCCCTCCGACGAAAACCTCGCCGATTATGCACCGATGCAGCGCTATCCTAG GTACATCAATTCCGGTCCGATAGCGAAATCCATCCTGCAGCAGTACGATGACGACATGGAAAGCTCGTACTTCCGCCGAAAGCCGACCTCTTTTTTATCGAACAGCAGCcagggcggcggcggtggagcgggcggtggcggcagtgcGGGATTAATTATAGGAAGCAGCGCAACACTGCCGGCCGGCGGTGACAGTAAGCGATACGGTGGCTCCTGGCTGCCGGCCGAGGACGAAGCGGTACGGTTAGAGGGTCCAAG CCTTTATCGATGTCCAGCTCATAACGATCTGctaccgccgccaccaccaccaccgaacgTAGGCCTTATCGATGGCATCCCGGGCGGCCCACCAAG GACGAAACACGTCAGCTTTGCCCGGTCCTACACGCTCACGTCGTTCGACGAAGCGATGGGTAGCCGACCGCTGTCACGGCTGGCAGCGGCCCGCAGCCAGGAAAGACTGATCGGCGGCAAAAAGCCCACCATCACGCTGGCCCAGCACGCGGCCGGCCCGTACGCCACGGGTGCACCGCTGCACTCGATCCTCACGCAACCCACCGCCCAGCCGCAACCGCTGCTGCCCCAAGCCCTCCAGAAGCAACCCCTGTCCGTGCCGCAGAACCCGAGCCACAGTCAACctcagcagccgccgcatcagcagcagcagcagccgcaccatcagccacagcagcagcaaccgcaacagcCTCAGCACGTGCTCATACAGCAGCAACCGACGTCCCATCTTCATCAGCACTTGCACCAGCAGCATCTGCAGCatctacagcagcagcagcagcagcaacaagcgGCACTGCTCGCACACCAAGCTCACCTGCAAcatcaacatcagcagcatcaacagcagcaacttCAGGCAGCACAGCTCGccgctcagcagcagcagcagcagcaacagcttcagcagcagcagcatcagcaggaGATGGTTGTGTTGGAAAAGGTGAAGCGAAGCGCAATGAAGACGCAAGCAACGCAGACGGAGGTGTATCTGGGCAAGAAGGGAACGGCGCCACACAACCTTTCGCTGAGCCCCAGAACGATCCACCGG GTAAAAATGGTTTCCCAAGGCGCGCAAACAAACGGCGGACTGAACGGTGGTGGCCGCAAGCTAACCAAGAGCCTGTCCGAGGCCGGCGATCGTTTGCAGGAGAATGGCATCGATCCAAACGTGCTGCAACCGGTGGACACTGGCAC CAGCGCGAATGCAAACTTTGATCATGAGCTGCTGCATCGCACACAGTCGGAAGAGCCGCCGAAATCACCCTTCACCATCACCTCACCGCCCGCCACCCATGTAGGGCCACATTTCGAGCTACCATCGTCGCGCACGTCCTCGCAGCTGAGCCACTCGGACGGCACGCACCTGACGCACTCGCGCAACCACTCGCAGGACAGTGCCACCTCGTACCGGTCGACCGATGGGTCGCGGACGTCGTACGAGACCGCCTCCTATCCGTACGATGCGTACGACAGCATTGTGCTGCCGCGGCGTGCCAGCCACTCGCAGGAGCCGACGTTCCAGTTTTTGCGCAAACAGGACCTGGAGCAggtgcaccatcatcatcagcagcatcagcagcagcaacatcttcaactgcaacaacaacaacaccaacgacATCAGTCACAGTACACCCATGGCTACGAGAATGGATACGTTCCGTTCGAGACGCACAGCTTGCCGCGGAGAACGTGCATCCACCACAAGCCGGAGGAgttccacacgcacacactgcccCGGCGGGACCACGGCCACGCCCATCACCATCACGACATCGTGTACCGGGACCAGTCCCATCCGGCACTGCCCGCCCCCGAGCATCTCATCCTGTCCAACGGAAGCGTTAATCAAGATGTTCGATCTTTTGACAGCATGCCGACGGCCACGGCCCTGAACCGCCGGATGTCTGCCCACGCCATTGTGCTGCCGCCGGAAAAGCAACCCCACTCGAGTGGGCTCCCCCTCGTCCAAGGactgcatcagcagcagcaacaacagcaacagcagcagcagcagcaacagcagcagcagcaacaacggcGAGCCTCGTACGCGTTCGTCACGCCCGACACGCAAGCCCTCGCCAAGCGGAACTCCATCCCCCATCAGCAGATCCAGAAGGTGCAGCCCATCATGCAGACGCAGTTCGCTGCGCCGGCAAAGACGCAACCGTTCCAACCGCTGGTCAAACCGCAACCACCCACCCTACCCACCCACTACACCTCCCAAACGGCTCCCCCGTCCTGTCCGGTGACGCCGCCCAACATTCAGCCGCTGGACATGCAGGACGACACCAAGTCGTCCTCCGAGGGTAGCTGCTCGACCTGCGACTCGGACAGCGAGCAGGAGCTGGACGGCATGCCCGGCGAGGAGCGCGAAATCTTCATCGACTTTAAGCCGCGCGTGTCGCCCGTCCCCTCGCCCGGTGCCgtcaagaagaaaaagcttcaaaaagCACAGTCCGAGGGTGAGCTGATGCATGCCGACGCAAGGCGCAAAGCGAGCGTGACTGCGGATGGAGATGGCGGTAGCTCCACCGTACCGACCGGCAGTGACGATGAAGGACGCTCCACGATGCGGGAACAGTGTGCAGCGCCGAAACTGCCCAAGCCGGACTATCGCGACGCGAGCGAAAGCTCCGTGCCGGACGATGAGCCACCGGTGAAGGATCGGCGAAAGGAAAGCTTCCGCAAGCGCTCGGTCAGTCTGGATCAGCCGACGAGCTGCGAgcaggaggacgaggaggaacGGGAGCACAACGGGAGTGTGGTGCAACAGCACCCGCATCGCAACGGCGGGGACAGTGGGAGACCGCACCCGCACGCAGCCCAGCGCATGTCGTCCCGGTCTAGATCGATCGGAGCTGCGATTGGGTCGCGCCATCTTTCGGCACCACCTTCGCCGCAGAAGGAAGATCACTCCGCGTCCACAGGTAGGCTTCACCGGGAGGCTTCCCCATTCCACTCTTCCGACTCGCTTGCAAACGATGCCACCCGCGACACGTCCGACGGGAACTGGAACGAATCGCAGGCGACGATCATGACGCAAAG CTTAACGGACAACGGGAAGCTGACTCCATCGTCGAGAAGGAAGAACCTACTgctgcagcatcagcagcgcaGCTCGATGGATACGGATGTGCTGGATATGGAAGATATCGCCGATCAG CCGCTACCACCACTGCCGGTAACCGTGGCATCGACTGCACTGCAGTCAAACACCGTCTCCACACCGTCCGGCCACGGCCACCAACCGAACGGGACGGCCATTCAACCGAGCGTGGCCGGCATCGGCATCGTAAAGCCCACCACCCCATCGATCGCTGTCATCCCGTCGCCGAGCATGGAGCGCGAGGAACGTGACCTGCAGTGGCAAAAGTCGGCCACGCTGCGCCGCCCTTCGCGGCCACTTTCGCCCACCAAGCGGGCCGCACGCAgcgagcagcagaagcagcagcaaaagctgcACAAAATCGAACCGTTAATCCATCG CTCTTCGGACCCAACCGAACGTACCGGAAAATCCGACCCAAGTCCAACGTCCTCTATGCCTTCCGGCAGCCCAGCGACTCCCCAGCAACCTTCGCCGTCCTCAACCAAGCTGCCCCACCACCATCCAATCGGTGCGGCCACTCCAGTGGCTGCCCGGTTCGCCAAAGGTTCGCCCGGAAACGGTGTCGATCTCTTGAAGGATCATCCCGTCTTTAGCCAGGATCCGAGCACATCCGGTCCTGGTGGTGCTACCGGTGGTGGCGCTGGATCGGAAGGCAGCACCACCGAGGACTATGTGACGTGCACCGACAACTCGAAGCGGGGTGCATCGGGAGCTAAAGGTACATACAAAACGATCCACGCCACTAGACCGACCAAACAAGTACCAG CCACCACACAGGACGGATCATCCTTCGAGAGTGCGTCCTCCATCTACAGCCTGGCCCGGGTCGATGCGGTGTGCGAGGAAACGCCCCCGGTCGAGGAAAAGTCCGTCTCGCCCCAAATCCCACCGCCGCCCATCCCGAAGCCCTCGCCGACGCACTCCGTCAGCAGCAGTTCGAGCGATAGTTTCAGCGTGAGCAAGAAGAGTTCGCCTTCCCGGGCCGCCCTGCCGAAAGCGATCGCCGGCAAGGTGAAGCCGGCGAAGCCGCAATCGCTTTCGGACGACGAGCGGAGCGAAAAGCGCTACTCATCGTCGCACGACGAGAAGGAGGCCGCGCCCAAGCTGCCGTACGCTGGTGCCGCGACCGGAACTATTGCCCGAAGCGCTCGGCGGGGTCGCGACTGGAACGAGGAGGAGCGGCGCAGGAAAAAGAGCACGTTCAAGCTGGAGTTTGACAAGGACTCGATCAAGACGTACACCACGCCGATGCTGCGCCAGCCGAGCCCGGGCTTTAAGAAGCTGTCGCCGGAGGACAAGAGTGCGCTGAATGTGCTGGACGGGGCGAGTCCCAGCAGCAAGCAGAAACGCTTCCGACCGAAGACGCGCAAGTCACCGCGGGCTCGCAGCGCTGTACCGGAGGACACGACCGCCGGCAGTGGGATGGGATCGACTGGAACGCTGCCCCGGCGAAGCAAGACACCGTTGGTGCGCTCTCCCGAGAAACCTACcgtggtggcggcggctgcggcgaCTGCGACCACGGCCGTGGTGATGGCCACACCTCAACCGACGATTGTTACCACCGGCACGAAGCTGAGTCCCTCGCAGTACTACTCACAGATCCGTAGCCCACCGTCGGTTGGATCTCCACGCAAGCAGAAAATCTCGCCCGAGAAACGACTGCAAGCGATCTCCACCGAGTCGCTACGTTCGGTGTCACCTGGTTCGGACTCGGTGTTTTACAGCGAAGCTGACGCATTGTCCCACTGTGAGCACCAG GTTCATTGTTCACACTGCGGCAAAGAGGTGGAGGTCTCGAACCTCCCGGGCGAATCCGAAGAGTCCATCCTAACGCTCGACTCGACGGACAACGATCGGCCGGACATTGTGCAGCCACCGGAGGGGTTCGCTGACTCGCCAGACTGCACCAAGACGCCACACCACACCCGGCTGTACAAGAAGATGGACAAGCGCTTTCGCTCCGAGGACAGGCACGTCGATCGGCGACACTTCAAGAGCCGGCAGGAGTACCGGGCCAAGGTAAGCG AGCGAGGAGCGTGGCAAGGAGGAGATCGAACCGAATAA